From Salmo salar unplaced genomic scaffold, Ssal_v3.1, whole genome shotgun sequence, the proteins below share one genomic window:
- the LOC106594612 gene encoding uncharacterized protein, with product MIYEINYQDGFQIPFSLTIIYDRHDKGSILDLDQIKFNALCFVWDAAVFRDVDSEDCKEMKRLEKKWKMVNLLTHADGRQLFKHIDTEDIPVHFKFNLSAFTDQARRSHDDGDGAMMRSLHDLMREIREMRRTALHYTDMMWMLHPKWMMMDDLDRIWMTVMMMDHPDMMILMMEHPKMWEMMMRNPDRMRRMVIRHPEMMALMEERFPDKMRMMMINHPDLMESMKSHDGDGGGGGGNDGDDHPQFEKMFWDADMGSMKRFFNTLLKMKSSCSLEDMFVLNADILR from the exons ATGATATATGAAATCAATTACCAGGATGGATTTCagatccccttctctctcaccatTATCTATGATAGACACGACAAGGGTAGTATTCTGGATTTGGACCAGATCAAGTTCAATGCTCTGTGCTTTGTGTGGGACGCGGCTGTGTTTAGGGATGTAGACTCTGAAGATTGTAAAGAAATGAAGAGATTGGAGAAGAAATGGAAGATGGTGAACCTGTTGACACATGCAGATGGAAGGCAACTCTTTAAACACATCGACACTGAGGACATTCCAGTTCACTTCAAGTTCAATCTGTCAGCGTTTACAGACCAAGCCAGGAGAAgccatgatgatggtgatggagcCATGATGAGGAGTCTCCATGACTTGATGAGGGAAATCCGTGAGATGAGGAGGACGGCATTACATTACACTGACATGATGTGGATGCTTCACCCTAAATGGATGATGATGGATGACCTTGACAGGATTTGGATGACGGTGATGATGATGGATCACCCTGACATGATGATATTGATGATGGAGCACCCTAAGATGTGGGAGATGATGATGCGCAACCCTGACAGGATGAGGAGGATGGTGATTCGTCACCCTGAGATGATGGCGTTGATGGAGGAGCGCTTCCCTGAcaagatgaggatgatgatgataaacCACCCTGACCTGATGGAGTCGATGAAAAGTCATGATG gtgatggtggtggtggtggtggtaatgatgGTGATGACCATCCTCAGTTTGAGAAGATGTTCTGGGATGCAGATATGGGGAGTATGAAGAGGTTTTTCAATACCTTGTTGAAAATGAAGAGTTCATGTTCGCTGGAAGACATGTTTGTTTTAAATGCAGACATATTGAGGTAA